From one Anopheles bellator chromosome 1, idAnoBellAS_SP24_06.2, whole genome shotgun sequence genomic stretch:
- the LOC131205904 gene encoding protein SGT1 homolog — protein sequence MAKVKYDWYQTETAVTVTVLLKNAAEKNYSVQLEQNSLRLQADDIEPIVLSLWNPINTEQSSHKATPSKVEIKLAKMIGHRWDALERQQQAHEQPSTAVAPAKQKHDWDKISKEIEKDDPEKDDVSQLFKKIFADANEDTKKAMMKSYYESGGTVLSTNWAEVGAKQVEVQPPDGCEYKKWN from the exons ATGGCCAAGGTTAAATACGATTGGTATCAAACGGAGACGGCCGTCACGGTGACGGTGTTATTGAAAAACGCTGCAGAAAAGAACTATTCCGTTCAGCTGGAGCAAAATTCGCTTCGGTTGCAGGCGGACGATATCGAACCGATTGTGTTGTCCCTCTGGAATCCGATCAACACCGAACAAAGCAGCCACAAGGCCACTCCGAGCAAGGTCGAAATCAAGCTCGCCAAAATGATCGGCCATCGATGGGATGCCCTAGAACGCCAGCAACAGGCCCACGAACAACCGTCCACTGCCGTAGCTCCGGCGAAACAAAAGCACGATTGGGATAAAATTTccaaagaaattgaaaaagatGACCCT GAAAAAGACGATGTAAGCCAACTCTTTAAGAAAATCTTTGCCGATGCGAACGAAGACACCAAGAAAGCAATGATGAAGTCGTACTACGAATCGGGCGGTACCGTTCTCAGCACCAACTGGGCCGAGGTTGGCGCCAAGCAGGTGGAGGTTCAACCGCCGGATGGTTGCGAGTACAAGAAATGGAATTGA
- the LOC131205903 gene encoding uncharacterized protein LOC131205903: MKAIEAKIVVLGSQGVGKTSLVVRYVSNVYTKEISPTIGASFFTCKVNLEDFKVKMQVWDTAGQERFKAMAPLYYRNANAALLVFDLTQYNSFNEIKGWVQELQRNVQEPMVLSLVGNKLDLEAKRAVSREEAMLYANSIGGNYFETSALHDQGIEQVFISIAVGLIKLSGEDMCSSLKRYESNDSLVLSGYSTRVNGVVQMGIPVENDSILSDGTGRLETPSWSRDHIAHGDEQRVGWCCY; the protein is encoded by the exons atgaaagCGATTGAAGCAAAGATAGTCGTGCTCGGATCGCAAG GTGTTGGTAAAACGAGTTTGGTTGTGCGTTACGTTTCCAATGTGTACACGAAAGAAATTTCGCCCACCATCGGCGCATCGTTCTTCACGTGCAAAGTAAATTTGGAAGATTTCAAAGTAAAGATGCAG GTTTGGGATACGGCTGGTCAGGAAAGATTTAAGGCCATGGCTCCACTGTACTATCGTAACGCAAACGCGGCGCTGCTTGTGTTCGATCTCACGCAATACAATTCCTTCAACGAAATCAAGGGCTGGGTACAGGAACTGCAGCGCAACGTGCAGGAACCGATGGTACTGTCACTGGTAGGCAACAAGCTCGACCTGGAAGCGAAACGTGCCGTCTCCAGGGAAGAAGCTATGTTGTACGCAAACTCGATCGGTGGCAACTATTTCGAGACCTCTGCCCTACACGATCAG GGTATCGAGCAAGTATTCATATCAATAGCGGTAGGATTAATAAAACTCTCTGGCGAAGACATGTGCTCTTCGTTGAAGCGATACGAGTCCAACGATTCACTCGTACTTTCTGGCTACTCCACAC GCGTGAACGGCGTGGTACAAATGGGCATTCCAGTGGAAAATGATAGCATACTTAGCGACGGCACGGGTCGACTTGAAACACCATCTTGGAGCAGAGACCACATAGCGCACGGCGACGAACAGCGCGTCGGTTGGTGCTGTTACTAG
- the LOC131205902 gene encoding deoxyribonuclease TATDN1 — protein sequence MRRFGLALGGKMMKMIDIGANLTDPMYQGIYNGKVKHEPDLSHVLNRGWSGGLDKIIVTVGTLSDCGSAFDIVKNDERLYCTVGVHPTYCGQCEADPDAYFASLCHEIESHRDKVIAIGECGLDYDRLHFCEKNVQQRYFEKQLDLAEKYNLPLFLHCRNAHVDLIAILLRNLQRLPKRGVVHSYDGPLVAAEALIAAGFYIGLNGCSLKTEDNLAVAGSIPDEWIMIETDSPWCEIRPSHAGSKYVKSKFPTVKKKEKWDPNSLIAGRCEPVMICQVLEVLADVKKKSISELAAQYYNNTMQMFFSV from the exons ATGAGACGATTCGGCTTGGCTCTCGGGGgtaaaatgatgaaaatgatag ACATCGGTGCAAACTTAACAGATCCAATGTACCAGGGAATTTATAACGGCAAAGTAAAACACGAACCGGATCTTTCGCACGTGCTGAATCGTGGCTGGTCTGGTGGCTTAGATAAAATCATTGTTACCGTGGGAACGCTTTCGGACTGTGGCTCCGCATTTGATATTGTTAAGAATGATG AGAGACTGTACTGCACTGTTGGTGTCCATCCAACTTATTGCGGCCAATGCGAGGCGGATCCGGATGCCTATTTCGCATCCTTGTGTCATGAGATTGAGAGCCATCGCGATAAggtgatcgcgatcggtgaGTGCGGCTTGGATTACGATCGGTTGCATTTCTGCGAAAAGAACGTTCAGCAACGTTACTTCGAAAAGCAGCTGGATTTGGCGGAAAAATACAATCTGCCGCTGTTTCTACACTGTCGCAATGCACATGTTGATTTGATTGCGATTTTGCTGCGCAATCTCCAACGACTGCCGAAGCGTGGCGTAGTGCACTCGTATGACGGCCCGTTGGTTGCGGCTGAGGCATTGATAGCCGCAGGATTCTACATAGGTCTCAATGGGTGTTCACTAAAGACGGAGGATAATCTTGCGGTGGCTGGAAGTATACCAGACGAATGGATTATGATTGAAACCGATAGCCCATGGTGCGAGATTCGGCCGTCCCATGCCGGATCGAAGTACGTGAAAAGCAAGTTTCCGAccgtgaagaaaaaagaaaaatgggaccCGAACTCCCTCATTGCTGGACGCTGTGAGCCAGTAATGATTTG ccaAGTTCTCGAAGTGCTAGCTgatgtgaaaaaaaaatcaatttctgaACTTGCTGCGCAGTACTACAACAACACgatgcaaatgtttttttctgtttga
- the LOC131210731 gene encoding uncharacterized protein LOC131210731 isoform X1: MFSLVADYGDSEGSSLSDFAEADSKDEPLTDERSGSHPINTSAISSLPLPSASDMLQSGTHRVIPGSVFSNPFREAEEAKLASLEKHVKMVDPEANVSEQKKVCWSYKKGRCRFGSKCNFAHDSDLILRKELPNSEHEPEEGPSTPEISLVAAQQTTPNKKKRPGLSRELVPPRKVLKMYHREKYGMLK; the protein is encoded by the exons ATGTTTTCGCTGGTAGCAGATTATGGCGACAGTGAGGGATCGTCTCTTTCCGATTTTGCAGAGGCAGATAGCAAGGATGAACCGTTAACCGATGAGAGATCAGGCAGCCATCCGATTAACAC TAGTGCGATCTCATCACTTCCCTTACCGAGTGCCAGCGATATGCTGCAGTCGGGTACGCATCGCGTAATACCAGGCAGTGTTTTTAGTAACCCTTTCCGCGAGGCGGAAGAAGCCAAATTGGCCAGTCTCGAGAAGCACGTAAAAATGGTTGATCCCGAGGCGAACGTTTCGGAGCAGAAAAAAGTATGCTGGAGCTATAAAAAGGGCCGCTGTCGGTTCGGAAGCAAGTGCAACTTTGCGCACGATTCTGACCTTATACTGCGCAAGGAGCTGCCGAACAGCGAGCACGAACCAGAAGAAGGGCCAAGCACCCCAGAAATATCATTGGTGGCGGCACAGCAAACGACGCCgaataaaaagaaacgtcCCGGATTGAGTCGGGAACTCGTGCCTCCAAGGAAAGTGCTTAAAATGTATCACAGGGAAAAATACGGGATGCTGAAGTAG
- the LOC131216035 gene encoding TBC1 domain family member 31: MDFKFSTSSDEGILLNIHHTVRNENDATMLRVRFTAAGFTANNDRLIAADHRDNLFVFDLVHQKHWCLPALVEKVTVVEGVLGSHLVALGSRGGMLFIVDLDTAQCQVKLKVHAGRVLSLKKSPAGAASSGSKFPESFYLLVTTVNGAKVYAIDSFAEVSRLDYNLSSSDSVSLDQTHWFSSTHGPALISHTTSGILKVYRTNFKLIKELNAVKLIELHLKSRSAEVVDCALQQTTQLTGTKQDPSSGSNEIRMLIGRIIAKRHEGYLRGAQVTSDGRHYAMFCGNGTLAFLALDSWLIWRLVVLSNLFIQRFAFVPPVEPPNIAAPLVKFASGVTGAGLNGRRHWSTTAIALVAHTIDNDLVLVNFGQRTNRPVVVRSLLGFEMGRPTGTRCYKFALANNARMLASVLKSGEVRLHNLQRYAMQIVREPEDAAETTSGPTTRSPAHYCAVRSSSSGRPDYRGSTQPRSWRRIKNDRQMDAVQSQIAHNLPKDRLLPILKEYGEYPAKHRPTIWRGVLELPGDAESFGAFLQRGQHPCVVDYDKRFAEVADQRTVRSLKKIVSCLAHWCPVFGLVDYVPTFVLPFARSLPNDALTLFETVATILLNQCQLWFEFAPLEPFNYLAMVTNVLAECDPRLMHFYRRHHIESRTYALPLMESGFAACCPDSHHWQCLWDHVLSNEPYFPVFLIVAYSSVHRGVLMALQTAAEIENFFRHLPDAAIDVRRLIRRAYDLMDRQGTGFIHPQHYIKSFVPLNSIGSSSSSAGAAFRPGDGGPSSGGSAVDCESSSPSTASDTSVCVGDGPSRTYACFSNFPKKLTEARCVQVGALQAEQHRLEAKIIELEKLEHSLQDRMVNNLIRQEHEQRLQEVERKFEDAISREEQRLEMQRKLLLLHRKQLRERESELSLDLHNAKLVSDASIRERDLETLLKKLDREKQREETDLLFAEEDIKLKELELVGRYRSGLAVEASRLPTEDSSGWPEPSRGHMEHRYHAALEQLAVQKQKLYDEIDLTYSSLGLQPGAGANEYTYRTVSELRKVATIASNERFPLKTEASESKEQSSSSVKKSDQVPATSQLKLYEDKIRKVEEQVKILQRLKQDRTHKTSTKLDP, encoded by the exons ATGGATTTTAAGTTCAGCACATCCAGCGATGAAGG AATTTTGTTGAACATTCACCACACCGTACGCAATGAGAACGACGCAACCATGCTGCGGGTCCGTTTCACGGCGGCAGGATTCACTGCCAACAATGACCGGTTGATCGCTGCCGATCACAG GGACAACTTGTTCGTGTTTGATCTGGTTCATCAAAAGCATTGGTGTCTACCGGCGCTGGTGGAAAAGGTGACCGTTGTGGAAGGTGTGTTAGGAAGCCATCTCGTGGCATTGGGCAGTAGGGGTGGGATGCTGTTCATCGTTGATTTGG ACACAGCGCAATGCCAGGTGAAACTGAAGGTTCATGCAGGAAGGGTGTTAAGCTTAAAGAAATCACCCGCGGGAGCCGCTTCCAGTGGATCAAAATTTCCCGAAAGCTTCTATCTGCTCGTCACGACAGTGAACGGTGCTAAAGTCTATGCGATCGATAGCTTCGCGGAAGTGTCTCGTCTGGACTACAATCTTTCATCGAGTGATTCAGTGTCGCTGGATCAAACTCATTGGTTTAGCAGTACTCACGGCCCCGCTTTGATTAGTCACACCACCTCCGGCATACTGAAAGTCTATCGAACGAACTTCAAACTGATTAAGGAACTGAACGCCGTAAAGCTCATCGAGCTGCACCTCAAGAGTCGATCAGCGGAAGTGGTGGATTGTGCGCTGCAGCAAACAACCCAGCTGACCGGAACCAAGCAAGATCCATCTTCTGGGAGTAACGAAATTAGAATGCTGATTGGGCGCATTATAGCTAAACGCCACGAGGGCTACTTACGAGGAGCGCAAGTGACCAGTGACGGTCGCCACTATGCGATGTTTTGCGGCAATGGCACGTTGGCATTTCTAGCGCTCGACTCGTGGCTGATCTGGAGACTAGTGGTGCTTTCCAATTTGTTTATCCAGCGCTTTGCCTTCGTTCCACCTGTCGAACCACCAAACATTGCTGCACCATTAGTAAAGTTCGCCTCCGGTGTAACCGGTGCCGGATTGAACGGCCGCCGTCATTGGTCAACGACGGCGATTGCGCTGGTCGCCCACACCATTGACAATGATTTAGTGCTGGTGAATTTTGGTCAACGTACTaaccgcccggtggtggtccggtcGCTATTGGGTTTTGAGATGGGTCGACCAACCGGCACGAGATGCTATAAATTTGCTTTGGCCAACAACGCAAGAATGCTGGCGAGTGTGCTTAAAAGTGGCGAAGTGCGACTACACAATTTGCAGCGCTACGCAATGCAGATCGTTCGTGAACCGGAAGATGCCGCCGAAACCACATCCGGTCCAACGACACGCTCACCGGCCCATTACTGCGCAGTGAGGTCGAGTTCCAGCGGCCGCCCTGACTACCGTGGTAGCACTCAACCCAGGAGCTGGCGTCGAATTAAAAACGACCGCCAAATGGACGCTGTTCAGTCGCAG ATAGCGCACAATCTACCGAAAGATCGACTGCTTCCGATATTGAAAGAGTATGGTGAGTATCCGGCCAAACATCGGCCCACCATCTGGCGCGGCGTCCTCGAGTTGCCGGGTGATGCGGAAAGCTTCGGTGCGTTTCTGCAGCGTGGCCAGCATCCTTGCGTCGTAGATTACGACAAACGGTTTGCCGAGGTCGCTGACCAGCGGACCGTTCGTAGtctgaagaaaattgtttcctgTCTGGCGCACTGGTGCCCCGTGTTCGGGCTGGTTGATTATGTACCAACTTTCGTGCTGCCTTTCGCCCGGAGCCTGCCGAACGATGCGCTGACGCTGttcgaaacggtggccacgatACTGTTGAACCAGTGCCAGCTGTGGTTCGAGTTCGCTCCTCTCGAACCGTTCAACTACCTGGCGATGGTTACAAACGTGCTGGCTGAGTGTGATCCACGGTTGATGCATTTTTATCGTCGGCACCACATAGAGTCCCGCACCTACGCCCTACCGCTGATGGAAAGCGGCTTTGCCGCGTGCTGCCCGGACTCGCACCACTGGCAGTGTCTGTGGGATCATGTGCTATCGAACGAACCGTACTTTCCGGTGTTTTTAATTGTGGCCTATAGCAGTGTGCATCGTGGCGTGTTGATGGCTCTCCAGACTGCGGCAGAGATCGAAAACTTCTTCCGTCATTTGCCAGACGCCGCTATCGATGTGCGGCGTCTGATACGCCGTGCGTACGATCTAATGGACCGGCAAGGCACCGGATTCATCCATCCTCAGCATTACATTAAATCATTCGTTCCACTGAACTCGATCggttcatcgtcgtcgtcagcgggGGCAGCATTCCGGCCCGGGGATGGTGGACCCAGTTCAGGGGGTAGTGCTGTGGATTGCGAATCGTCAAGTCCTTCGACAGCGTCCGATACGTCCGTATGCGTCGGTGACGGCCCATCAAGGACGTACGCGTGTTTTAgcaattttcccaaaaaactCACCGAAGCTCGGTGTGtccaagttggggctcttcagGCGGAGCAGCATCGGCTTGAAGCGAAAATCATAGAGCTGGAAAAGCTGGAGCACTCGCTACAGGACAGGATGGTGAATAATTTGATCCGACAGGAACACGAGCAGCGCTTGCAGG AAGTGGAGCGCAAGTTTGAAGATGCAATCAGCCGGGAAGAGCAGCGGCTGGAGATgcagcggaaattgctgctgctgcatcggaAGCAGCTGCGCGAGCGGGAGAGCGAACTGTCGCTCGATCTGCACAATGCCAAACTCGTCAGCGACGCCTCGATTCGCGAGCGGGATCTCGAAACTTTGCTCAAGAAACTCGACCGCGAG AAACAACGCGAGGAGACCGATCTGCTGTTCGCTGAAGAGGATATCAAACTGAAAGAGCTGGAATTGGTCGGTCGGTACAGGAGTGGCCTCGCGGTGGAGGCGTCCCGACTGCCCACTGAAGATTCCTCCGGATGGCCAGAGCCTAGCCGGGGACACATGGAACATCGTTACCACGCCGCCCTGGAGCAGCTGGCAGTACAGAAGCAGAAACTTTACGACGAAATCGATCTG ACTTACTCCAGTCTGGGACTGCAACCTGGGGCTGGGGCTAACGAGTACACCTACCGTACCGTGTCGGAGTTGCGAAAGGTGGCAACCATCGCCAGTAATGAACGATTCCCGCTAAAGACGGAAGCGAGCGAATCCAAAgaacaatcatcatcatctgttAAAAAGTCGGATCAGGTTCCCGCCACCAGTCAGCTTAAG CTATACGAAGACAAGATTCGAAAAGTTGAGGAGCAAGTGAAAATCCTGCAGCGGTTGAAACAGGACAGGACGCACAAAACTTCCACTAAACTGGATCCTTAA
- the LOC131210731 gene encoding uncharacterized protein LOC131210731 isoform X2: MFSLVADYGDSEGSSLSDFAEADSKDEPLTDERSGSHPINTAISSLPLPSASDMLQSGTHRVIPGSVFSNPFREAEEAKLASLEKHVKMVDPEANVSEQKKVCWSYKKGRCRFGSKCNFAHDSDLILRKELPNSEHEPEEGPSTPEISLVAAQQTTPNKKKRPGLSRELVPPRKVLKMYHREKYGMLK; encoded by the exons ATGTTTTCGCTGGTAGCAGATTATGGCGACAGTGAGGGATCGTCTCTTTCCGATTTTGCAGAGGCAGATAGCAAGGATGAACCGTTAACCGATGAGAGATCAGGCAGCCATCCGATTAACAC TGCGATCTCATCACTTCCCTTACCGAGTGCCAGCGATATGCTGCAGTCGGGTACGCATCGCGTAATACCAGGCAGTGTTTTTAGTAACCCTTTCCGCGAGGCGGAAGAAGCCAAATTGGCCAGTCTCGAGAAGCACGTAAAAATGGTTGATCCCGAGGCGAACGTTTCGGAGCAGAAAAAAGTATGCTGGAGCTATAAAAAGGGCCGCTGTCGGTTCGGAAGCAAGTGCAACTTTGCGCACGATTCTGACCTTATACTGCGCAAGGAGCTGCCGAACAGCGAGCACGAACCAGAAGAAGGGCCAAGCACCCCAGAAATATCATTGGTGGCGGCACAGCAAACGACGCCgaataaaaagaaacgtcCCGGATTGAGTCGGGAACTCGTGCCTCCAAGGAAAGTGCTTAAAATGTATCACAGGGAAAAATACGGGATGCTGAAGTAG
- the LOC131210721 gene encoding DNA repair protein RAD51 homolog 4-like: MAASLLKEGLHPTLTEYVIKLLQKNYITTVFSFVNIDTYRLSKITNMTMLGIGIIKRSLLKRFAGFLISKAVLIARRQPSFTTTGTSDVDKLLQGGLLRGHIYELCGESLTGKTQFCLSIAAHVAYEYRQLVYYIDTKCDFSANRIQQLLERHYSGAPVRTIVYAMNRIKVERVFSPELLVQVVQDLASTDISEVTATPKLLIIDSLPALWFLLHNSKSSSKRLGLLTKLVCALRRFAARHLVSVVLVNLAVPAYGKQRRRRIASTGVHPALGRFWESAPGTRLLMQKKGEKVLIRVWKSSYLRSKAHKEVRITNTGFLSNPTKKN, encoded by the coding sequence ATGGCTGCCTCTTTGTTAAAAGAAGGTTTACATCCTACACTCACTGAGTATGTAATAAAACTGTTGCAGAAAAATTACATAACGACCGTGTTCAGCTTTGTTAACATCGATACCTACCGGTTATCGAAAATCACCAACATGACCATGTTAGGCATCGGCATCATTAAAAGAAGTTTGTTGAAGCGCTTCGCTGGATTTCTAATCTCTAAAGCTGTATTGATCGCAAGAAGACAACCGAGCTTTACAACGACCGGAACGTCGGATGTGGATAAATTACTACAAGGCGGTCTTCTGCGAGGCCATATCTACGAATTATGCGGTGAATCGCTCACAGGAAAGACCCAATTTTGCCTGTCTATTGCTGCACACGTAGCCTACGAATATCGTCAGCTGGTGTACTACATCGATACCAAGTGTGACTTTTCCGCTAACAGAATCCAGCAATTGCTTGAGCGGCATTACAGCGGCGCACCGGTGAGAACTATTGTATATGCTATGAATCGAATCAAAGTAGAACGTGTCTTCTCGCCGGAACTGCTAGTACAAGTAGTGCAAGATCTGGCCAGTACTGATATCTCGGAAGTAACGGCCACACCAAAGTTGCTCATCATCGATTCACTACCGGCCCTCTGGTTTCTACTTCATAACTCGAAAAGCTCTTCCAAACGTCTGGGTTTGCTGACGAAGCTTGTGTGCGCCTTGCGTAGGTTCGCGGCGCGGCATTTAGTCTCCGTGGTGCTCGTTAACCTAGCAGTTCCAGCCTATGGAAAGCAAAGACGCAGAAGAATAGCCTCAACAGGTGTTCATCCCGCCTTGGGCAGATTTTGGGAAAGCGCTCCCGGAACAAGGCTCTTGATGCAGAAAAAGGGGGAGAAAGTCTTGATTCGTGTGTGGAAAAGTAGCTACCTTCGCTCGAAGGCCCATAAAGAGGTTCGGATCACTAATACTGGTTTTTTGTCcaatccaacaaaaaaaaattaa